One Microplitis demolitor isolate Queensland-Clemson2020A chromosome 2, iyMicDemo2.1a, whole genome shotgun sequence DNA segment encodes these proteins:
- the LOC103568511 gene encoding mitochondrial carnitine/acylcarnitine carrier protein, protein MNHILAGGFGGLCTTLFGHPLDTIKVRMQSKPNEYRNTWDAVFKIISREGPSGLYKVNIIFRVNKLIFWDRGNRITLIINECPFFIEYLGKQLVAKPNQRNEDLAATQLFLAGMFSGFTTIPLSVPGERIKCLLQMQTGRKKAFTGFIDCAIKLFHGGGIKNLYVGTCATILRDLPASGVYFSVYDIIMRLFTYHFKETVMWHSIFAGGFAGMINWVVAMPADVLKSRLQISSIDKYPRGMRSLLPEILREEGPWVLYRGVMPIMIRAIPANATCFFGIEIAMKILDAHFPLL, encoded by the exons ATGAATCATATCCTAGCGGGTGGTTTTGGTGGTTTATGTACGACTTTATTCGGGCATCCGTTGGATACAATAAAAGTTAGAATGCAATCAAAACCAAATGAGTATAGAAATACGTGGGATGCAGTTTTTAAGATAATTAGTCGAGAAGGACCTTCAGGATTAtacaaagtaaatataatttttcgagTTAACAAACTCATATTTTGGGATAGAGGTAATAGAATAAcattaatcattaatgaatgccctttttttattgaata TTTAGGAAAACAGTTGGTAGCAAAACCTAACCAACGTAATGAAGATTTGGCAGCAACTCAATTATTTCTGGCGGGAATGTTTAGTGGGTTTACCACTATTCCTTTGAGTGTACCGGGAGAACGTATAAAGTGTTTATTACAAATGCAA ACTGGAAGAAAGAAAGCTTTCACTGGATTTATAGATTGCGctataaaactttttcatgGCGGGGgcataaaaaatctttatgtaGGTACTTGTGCAACAATATTGCGTGATCTACCTGCTAGTGGTGTGTATTTCAGTGTTTATGATATCATAATGAGATTGTTCACTTATCATTTCAaagaa actGTCATGTGGCACTCAATATTTGCTGGAGGATTCGCTGGAATGATTAATTGGGTTGTTGCTATGCCTGCAGATGTATTAAAATCCCGCTTACAAATATCATCAATAGATAAATATCCTCGTGGCATGAGATCTTTACTTCCGGAAATTTTACGTGAAGAAGGCCCTTGGGTACTTTATCGAGGAGTAATGCCCATTATGATACGAGCTATTCCTGCTAACGCTACATGTTTTTTTGGTATTGAAATAGCAATGAAAATTCTCGATGCTCATTTTCCTTTACTTTAA